AAGCTGACTACGTCGGAAACACCATCAACGACAATACCTACTATGCGATTGCGAATATGAAGCACAATGACAATAGTGAATTCATCGTAGGTCACTTTCCCCACATTGAATTTAATGCGCAAATCAACAATAGGCACTATATCGCCCCGCAGGTTGATGACGCCTTTAATAAAAGTAGGCGCATTGGCAATTTTTGTTACTGACTCATAACCGCGAATTTCTTTTACCGTTAGAATATCAATTGCATAGTTTTCATCGCCCAGACTAAATGTCAGGAACTCCTGTACAGCAGAGGCGGTAACTGATTCGGAAAACTGATCCATTTACACATTCTCCAGAGAAAGGAATAACGTCGGGTTAAATGGCGGCCGCCAAGGTGGCTGACTGATGGACAGATAGCGCCAGTGATTCAACATCAAGAA
The nucleotide sequence above comes from Cellvibrio sp. PSBB023. Encoded proteins:
- a CDS encoding chemotaxis protein CheW; its protein translation is MDQFSESVTASAVQEFLTFSLGDENYAIDILTVKEIRGYESVTKIANAPTFIKGVINLRGDIVPIVDLRIKFNVGKVTYDEFTIVIVLHIRNRIVGIVVDGVSDVVSLSKEQLRPPPDFGVAFNSRYLLGLATVNEQMIILVDINELISSEELGLFDTAESMAART